The Coffea arabica cultivar ET-39 chromosome 10e, Coffea Arabica ET-39 HiFi, whole genome shotgun sequence region TCAACTTCATATTTGCAACCTAACATGATTCACAGTTCAAATTGGGAACTGGATTATCACAGGAAGAACAATTAACAGGACTGAAGCAGACACTATCGACTATCAAGATTTAAGGGTCAAAATCTCCAAGGGATCAATGAGGTTTCTTGTTACCTTACTTCCTTGTAACTACAACTGATTATCTTGATCTGGTGAAGTCTGCATTGGACACAAAAGTACGATACTTCTGACGTAGATAAACAAAAATGATTTCTCTTTCAGTAAACAAACCATTCTAGGTTGGACTTTGGACAATGAAAACGTCGAAGTATGATCCAACTGAACATCCCATTAGTAaaaaacaacacacatatatttggatgatttatttgaacgtCCCATTAGTCAAAAACAACACACTCAAATCGGATATATTTGGATTGACTTTTGGCACATTAAAGCATGTTCCAAGAAATATCCAAGCAGTTATCCCTGACTTCAATTCAAGCTATTAAAACATCTTGAAAATGGCCACATTTATATGCCTTGCCTATTTTGAGTCAAATATACTTGTTTCAAATTGGAATTCTCATTTAATTAACTATTTATATGTACTAATTTCTCTAGAAATGAAAACTTTCAGTCAGATTCCAAAATCAGTCATGATGGACTGTAAGCGACTGATCACGATAACCACTGTGCCAGTTACATTCAAAACATATTACAAGTTCGGTTTTCTGATTCTTGGGGTTATACTTGATCAttatctgcaaaaaaaaaaaaaaaaacactcaagTATAATTTCTCAACTATTTTTGTGCACTTGAAACATGAATTACAGAAGCTTTTTACAGTGAAAATACAAACATAAAGCACTTGATCCTCAGTCCATAGTCCATGGCAGTGGTAGAGCAAATTAAGAACAACGAACAGACTTCTCCATTTGACGGAGCAACtttgcaacttcaatcatatCTGGTCTATCCACTCGGTCATGTTCTGTGCATCTCAACGCGAGATCCAGGAAATCAAGCAACTGCTGCTGTACCTCAGGTTCATTATAATTACCTTGCTGTTTGAACATATTTTGATCCACTATTTGGTTGAACTGATTGTTCAAAATATGCCTCTTAACATAATCCTGGATGTAAATTCTCCCTCCCATTTCTTCATCATACTTGATTGCATCCGTTTCTCCTGTAAAGAGCATGAGCATAAGCACACCAAAGCTGTAGACATCACTCTTTAGAGTAACAATATTTGACTTGAAGCATTGAGGGCCAGACGGAACATGTATCCATTTCAGCTGATTTTCCACCTCTGATTTTCCAGGAGGAAGGGAAATAGATAAGCCGAAGTCAAACAATTTAGCTATACCGCTTCGGTCGATTATCACCTTATTTATGGTTAAATTCCCAAAAATGATGGGTGCAGAAAACGCAGAATGAAGATAAAGCAAAACATTGGCAATACCAGTCGCAATTGTCAGTCTATTCTTCCAAGATAGTAGTTTACCATCATTATTAGGAAGGCGCAGACGATTGGTAAGAAACTCAGATCCAGGAGCATAATAATACACCATAGCTGGATACGCAAATTCCAAGCAGCAGCCAACAAGCTGCAAGACATTCTTGAGGTGGCTAACTTGTGAAGTAACCACTATATCGCGAATAATTCTATCAGGGGCAGTTTCATTCCAAGAAGAATTCTTTGTCAGCCCACTATAAAATTTAACTAAAACTGGTCGTTCTTTCAAATTACCTGCAAACATATCACCAATGTTAGTACTACGAACTCGTTCAGAAAATTTGTTGGTTGCCTTGATGAGTTCCTCGGCAGCAAAGCTTCGGATAGGTAGTTCGTACCGTCCGCCAAAAGAAGCAATAACCTCCTCCAATGTTGAACTTCCATTCTTGAAAAAATATGATAgcttgtcttcttctttctcccttCTTGGTTTAAGAAATGGTAAAACTTTGATGATTTGTTCCATgaaggatttttctgttttctctggaATGGGACTTCAAAGATCAGAACAtagaaataaacacaataatgaatgaACCATATGCTTATTTAGATTTCATTTCGTGTCAAAATTAACCTTCGATTATCTCAAACTTACATGGCTGCTACAATTGGATGGAAAGTCACAATATACTAACATAGATAGACATGGTTGACTTTGACAAGGAAGGCATGTACCAAGAAACATCCAACCAGTTCTCTGCCAGCTTCTATTTGGTTTTCATGTAAAACTAGCTTGACATTGAGTATACACATATGTCTTCAGGTCAACAGCATAAATATCAAGTGGCAACCTGCTACATTAACAAAACAGTACTATGTATATACCAACCCAACGATGATATCCAAGCAGAACCATattgatggaaaaaaaaaaaaacttaaaaggtAATTGAAGTTTGGATCATAATCTCTTCACTTTTTCCACTTGGCTTGAAAGTTTAAATAGAAGTAATCTAGTACTAAACTTACTCTTGGATTGAAAGGGGTTTCGTGAATACACAGTCTAAAATATTGTTTAGCATATGACTAATTTCAGAACAGTAATGTAGCTTTTTTCTAGTGTAAGAAAAGCACATGAAGCTCTACTACccagtcaagaaaaaaaaattgaataaacCGGGCATTTTACCATGTTTCCTGTGAATATATTATCAATCTTGTACCGTGTTTGACAAATGAGTTTTTTGAGTGTTTATCAAAGACTTTACTGTaatttactgtagaagttgtagaaaaattttttaaactgtgtaaatttttgaatatattGAAGTATAGtttaaagtttttgaaaaattttttgaggttactgttgctaaaattgttaaaaaaatttgtagctgacaaaattggccaaaaacttaTCAGCCAAACAGGCGACGGACTGGTTCTGAAAAGTTCTTGGTTGCCCTCATGATTTCTTCAGCTGTGAAGCTTCGGACAGGAAGTTCATTACGTGCACCAAAAGAAGCAATAACTTATAGTAAAAGTTTACTTGCTAGTAAAATCCTAAAAGTTGAGACACTCAAATGAAAAtacttaaaaaatttttttgggcgGTGAGGATTTAATGGTAATATTAAAACGTCCGCTGACCTTTCAACCCTTTCCGAAAACAGAAAACTGGGATGTAATCCCGGGAAAATTTATGCGTACTATTCTAGTCCTAAGCAAAATGAAAACCTCAAAAATGGAGGAGGAGGCGCGGGAGGAAGGGGAGGGGGGAAGAGAAGGGAAGGTGGTGGTGGTCGGTTTGATAGAAAAAGCTACGAATTCTACGAGGCCAGAAGTGGACCCTCGCCTTCTCAAAGCCATTAAATCAGCTGTTCGTTACTCCGATTCCGAGCTCCGACTCGCCGCCCAAACCCTAACGTCCCTCATGAAACGCGACCACTCTCAGGtgcttcatttttctctttatgtatttatttttttttggtttttaggaAATTTCTTTCTATTATCTTTGCAATTATGTTATCAATTTTGTGGTGGTGGTCGAAGGTTGATCTCAACATTGCACATATTTACTCGGTAAAggttttagaaaagaaaagttttaactttgatgaagaagCTTGAGGATTTTGATAGTATTTGAGATTCATAAGCTTTGTTTGTGGTAGTGTCTTCTTTTtatccttcttcttctttcctatTTCTTTTCTAATTCATGAATGTCTAGGTGTCTGCTTTATTTGTCTACTAGTGGAGCAAGATCGGGCTGCTGATTTTTTGCTAAATTAGTGCTGGCTTTTTTATAATCTTCTGGAAACTACAATATGCCTACATAAATCTTACTAAATTAGTGCTTTTCAAGTAGGTATAGGATGTTATAACTCTATTTGATGTGAAATATTATTGAATTCTGTGGTATCATGTATTAACTAGGTAGGAATGAGTATTTAGctaaaacgaaaaggaaaagctTGGGTAACTAAGTGTAATGTGGTTGCTGATAAATTTACGTAAAAATTGCATGTGATTGAATAATTTGTTGTTCTTTTGCTATATTTACTAAATCTAGTGTCTTGAGTTGGAACATGTACTATTTTGCTGAAAAAGTTAGGATGCGCCCGTTGACACAAGAGTATTGCTGACAAATTTGGGAAAATTAGTTTATGATGTAAAAAATGGCTTCAGGAGAGGAATATTTTTCTTAATTGCCAAAAAGAAGGCTGAGGGTTGGATGCTTTCCCAGAAAACATAGTAAGTTGCATAAGTTCTGACTTGTAGTCAAAGCCTTTGATAATTCTCCTATAATCCATTTTCAGCTCAGCTCATTTTGAAGAGACTGTGTTATAGCTAAAGCCAGTAAAAAACTTGTgtctttgtgtgtgtgtgtgtgtgtgtgagagagagagagagagagagagagaacagaAGAACAATGAAACAGATCTGATTCTCAGCTATGGATTTGTGTGCATGAATGGATAAAacagaagaaaatgaaaaattatgtGGAAGCTGGAGTGATAGCCTTTGCTTTCTCCAGAAGGCATTTGCTGTCTGATATGACATTACTATTGTTTCATAGAGAGAAATTGGGTTGTGTTATTTTTAGTCCTTTTTAAATCTTACATCTCCATTCTACTCAAAATTCCATCCCATGATACAGGAGTAAAATTGCATGGTGGAACTAAACATATTCAACTTGTTGTACAGGTACGATACCTTGCACTTCTCATAATAGATGAGTTGTTCATGCGGTCAAAGCTTTTCAGAACTCTTCTTGTTGAGAACCTAGATCAGTTGCTCACATTAAGTGTAGGATTCAGGAGGAATCTGCCGCTGCCAGCTCCTGCTGCTGTTGCATCTGTTCTGCGTTCAAAGGCTATTGAGTTCTTGGAGAAATGGAACACATTATTTGGTATACATTACAGGCAGCTGAGGCTAGGGTATGACTATCTGAAGAATACCCTTCGCTATCAATTCCCTAATTTGCAAGCAAATGCTGCTCGGATTCAGCAGGAAAGGAGGGAAAAAGAGATTAGGACAAAAGAAATATTGCTGAAGAAGTTTGAAAGCTTGAAGGAAAATCTGCCATCAATCAGAGATGATATTCAGTCAACAGTTGATGAAATTAGTGAATGTCTGGACATTATTCAAAATAAAGATGATAATGTGCCTTTGGTTCCTGTGGATGAAGAGGAAATAGAAGAATTCCACAATGCCGAACTGCGACAAATTCGTCTAGACTCCTTGAGAGAAGGTGAAAAGCTTCAAGAGAATAGTGAGAATAAGGTaatttttgatgcattgagAGAACTATACAAAGTTCTAGTAACAAAGCATTTGGCTGCAGTGCAAGAATGGACCTCTGTCCTCATAAGGGTGGAAGGGGCAGATAGCAGGTTCCGAGACAACACATTGAAGGAGCTCATAGATATTCGAAATCACCTTCAATCGGTGAAGAGAAAATGTGAAGTTTCAGGTTGTGCTCTTCCTAAAAGTACAACTTCTGAGGAAGAAGATATTTGGGAAGAGGGTACTCTGGAATCACATGCAAATGTTGAATCATTTATTGAAGAGAAAAAGAGCGAGTTATGTGTTGCATCCACTTCCAGTAAGTTTGAAGGCAAAGCTTCTGAAGGCAGCAAATCTAAGTTGGTAGCTGCCAAGAAACTGGATGGTGGCTACAGTCATATGGAACCTAATCCTGTGAGGAGCAAGCTAATGGCTGAAGCCCCAGTTCTGACGTGGGGTTCTTTCTTGGATAACTGGGGCTCAAACCAAGATGTATTGGCTAATCAGAGGGGTTTAGAAATTGAAAATCATTGGGGTAGGGTAGACTATGATGCAGTGATTCCGGCAGAAAAAATTGCTGAGTTGAATCTTCAGGCAATTGTTTACAAAGAGGAACCTGTTGAGATCCAACCATGTCGGGCCCCATTGAAGAAGGGGGGCCTTTGTCCAAGAAAAGACTTGAGAGTTTGTCCATTTCATGGACCAATCATTCCTCGGGATGATGAAGGGAGACCAATCAATCTGACTTCAAGTCCTGAGTTGGGGGGCGGTAACTCCTCAGGGGAAGAGATGAGTCCTGATTTAGTTGAGAAGCTAGTCAAGCAGGCTGTGAGAAATGTTcgtgagagagacaaagaggCAGCTAAGAAGAGACACCATGACAAACAGGATTTGAAAAGAGCAAAGCTTGCAAAAGTTAGAGAACACAATGAAGCAGTTCTACGTGATGCTGCACTTGCTTCAACTTCAAGATCTTCATATATTGGTGAGGATACAGAGGCAGTCAGCGGCCCAAGATCTTTGCCTAGAAACAAGAGAGACACTCTCGCATCCATgctgaaaaggaaagaaactactaaagacaGGCTAGCCCAGAAGCTACTGAGTACCCGTGCTAAGGATGCTACAGTAAAACAGTTAACTGTGGAAGAGGAGTCAAATTACAAGGAAGCATTTCCAAACCAATGGTAGATGGAAATACATCTCTGATAATGGTGAGTTCAGTAAATCATACAAAATGTAGGGATTCTCTTGGATTTGTGTCATATTGAATGTACTGTATGACggatatttcattcattcaatggGAATTTTCTTTGCACTTTGTTTCCTTGATTCTGTAACCTTAGCGGGTTTGATGAGATTCGCCTCCATTCTTCTTCTCATTTGAACATTAATTCCCAGTTTTCTTCTTCTACAAAATCATTGCACAACGTCAATCTCATCAACAACCAAAATGGTAGGGTCCTCTTTCCTCCCTTTCCCAGTATCCGTGAGCTCCTTAGCGGGTTTGTACCAATTTTATGTACCCTCCAATCTGTGaggtcttttcttttctctatattgttttctctctttttctctattTTGCTCTTGTAGCTGTCATTCCTCCTAATTTATGTCAAAGTTTGGATCTTTATTCCTCATGGGTTAACTGATGCAAGATTGAATATTTACTATGGAAATTTGTCCTTGAAATAACATATGTTTGACTCTCCAAATTTAATGGACATGTTATATTTCATTACTCCTGAGTTGGTCAAATTAAAATAAAGATACATCCTCATGAAAGAGAGATGGGTATATGAGTGCATGTGTAAGTACTTGAGTGCTAGAAGCATTCTAGACCCTCTTGTGGCATGTTTAGCTGTTAATGATGCTCCACTATTTACATTTATTTTCTAGCTGTTTATTACATGTTTCATGTCATTTCTTTTTTGGTTATTTTCCTGTGAGTTGCTTGAATGATTCCaatctctctgtctctctctgcCTCTCTTCGTGTGTTTTTAGGATTTAATCTATTGAAAGTGGTTTGTTTTAATCTTGTTTAGGATCTTGTAGCATCTTAACTGGTATCCCAGAAAGATACTGGTTTTCCTTGTTTATCATTGCACGGATTCTCTTATAACATGCTTTTTAAGCAAGCATACTGTTGTTTACTGCAGTGACACAATGGGCATACACTCTGTTCTGCCTGTAAAGTGAGGGCACATAATCGCTATCCAACATGTATTGGTGATATAAGATGTTTAGCACTAGAGAAAGTGGCTGAATCACTTGAACTTCCACCCAAGTATTGCTTCCTTGGATGCCCTGAGATATTCCTTATTACATAAGCTGAAACATGAGGCTGTTTGTAAATTCAGACCTTACAACCATCCATACGCTGGTTCAGAGTGCTCAGTTCTTGGGGATATTTCTTACCTAGTTGCACAT contains the following coding sequences:
- the LOC113711055 gene encoding non-functional pseudokinase ZED1-like — translated: MEQIIKVLPFLKPRREKEEDKLSYFFKNGSSTLEEVIASFGGRYELPIRSFAAEELIKATNKFSERVRSTNIGDMFAGNLKERPVLVKFYSGLTKNSSWNETAPDRIIRDIVVTSQVSHLKNVLQLVGCCLEFAYPAMVYYYAPGSEFLTNRLRLPNNDGKLLSWKNRLTIATGIANVLLYLHSAFSAPIIFGNLTINKVIIDRSGIAKLFDFGLSISLPPGKSEVENQLKWIHVPSGPQCFKSNIVTLKSDVYSFGVLMLMLFTGETDAIKYDEEMGGRIYIQDYVKRHILNNQFNQIVDQNMFKQQGNYNEPEVQQQLLDFLDLALRCTEHDRVDRPDMIEVAKLLRQMEKSVRCS
- the LOC113710933 gene encoding UV-stimulated scaffold protein A homolog — translated: MRTILVLSKMKTSKMEEEAREEGEGGREGKVVVVGLIEKATNSTRPEVDPRLLKAIKSAVRYSDSELRLAAQTLTSLMKRDHSQVRYLALLIIDELFMRSKLFRTLLVENLDQLLTLSVGFRRNLPLPAPAAVASVLRSKAIEFLEKWNTLFGIHYRQLRLGYDYLKNTLRYQFPNLQANAARIQQERREKEIRTKEILLKKFESLKENLPSIRDDIQSTVDEISECLDIIQNKDDNVPLVPVDEEEIEEFHNAELRQIRLDSLREGEKLQENSENKVIFDALRELYKVLVTKHLAAVQEWTSVLIRVEGADSRFRDNTLKELIDIRNHLQSVKRKCEVSGCALPKSTTSEEEDIWEEGTLESHANVESFIEEKKSELCVASTSSKFEGKASEGSKSKLVAAKKLDGGYSHMEPNPVRSKLMAEAPVLTWGSFLDNWGSNQDVLANQRGLEIENHWGRVDYDAVIPAEKIAELNLQAIVYKEEPVEIQPCRAPLKKGGLCPRKDLRVCPFHGPIIPRDDEGRPINLTSSPELGGGNSSGEEMSPDLVEKLVKQAVRNVRERDKEAAKKRHHDKQDLKRAKLAKVREHNEAVLRDAALASTSRSSYIGEDTEAVSGPRSLPRNKRDTLASMLKRKETTKDRLAQKLLSTRAKDATVKQLTVEEESNYKEAFPNQW